GTCGTCCCGGTCGGCGAGCTCGCGGCGAGCCAGACCCCGCTCCTCGAGGTGGTCCGGCGCGGCGCGCCCGACGCTCCCGTCGACACGATCTACCCGTTCCTGTCGATGTTCGCGGTGGCGAACACGGCCCTCATCAACATGATGATGGCGAGCCGCCTCGTCTACGGGATGGCCAAGCACGAGGTCGTGCCGCCGCTGCTCGGCAAGGTGCTGCCGGGACGCCGCTGCCCGTGGGTGGCGATCCTCTTCACCACCCTCCTCGCCTTCGGGCTCATCTGGGGGGTCACCCAGGTGGCCGGGGAGGAGACGGTCACCGCGCTCGGCGGCACCACCGCGCTGCTCCTCCTGGCCGTCTTCGCCGTCGTCAACGTCGCGACGATCGTGCTGCGCCGCCACCCGGTGGACCGGGAGCACTTCCGGGCCCCGGCGGTGCTGCCCTACATCGGGGCGCTCACCTGCGCCTTCCTCGTCGGCCCGTGGGCCCAGGACCCCATCGAGTACCAGATCGCCGGCGGGCTCATCGCCATCGGGCTCGTCCTGTGGGTCCTCACCTGGGTGTTCTACCGCCGCGGCCGCGCACCGCTCGAGCCCGGCGAGGCGGACGCCCCCGTGCGGTAAGCGTCAGCCGGCCGTGGCCGGCTCGTCGGGCTCGACCGTCCGCTGGTCGGCGCCCACGCCCGGGCGGATCCGGAGGCTGGAGAGCAGCCCGAGGAGGAGGGCGGCGGCGCCCACGTACGCCGCGCGCGAGGCGCCGTCGGTCATCGCGTCGCGCGCTGCCTGCGCGACGTCCGCCGTCCGCGGGTCGGCCGCGAGCGCCGAGATCGTGCCACCCGAGCTGGCGATCACCGCGTCGACGAGCTGCCCGACGCTCGGGTCGGTGGCGACGGCGTCGGCGAGCCGGCTCTCCGTCCCCGTCCGGAACGTGGTGAAGAAGGCGGTGCCGAGCACGGCGATGCCGAGGGCCGAGCCGGTCTGCCGGGCGGTGCTCTGCGTCGCCGAGCCCTGCCCGCTGCGCTCGACGGGCACGTCGGCGAGCACGACGCTGGTGAGCTGGGCGGTCGCCAGGCCGACGCCGATCCCGTAGACGAACAGGACCGGGGAGGTGAGCCACGGGGTGCTGTCGGGGCGGATGAGCACGGCGAGGGTGAGGACGGCGAGGACCTCCAGGCTGAGTCCGATCCGCACGACGACGACCGGGGTGAGCATGCGCGAGAGCGCCGCCACGCCGCCGCTCGCGACGAACGAGCCGACGGCGAGGGGGACGAGGGCGAGGCCGGCCTCGAACGCGCGGAACCCGAGCACGTTCTGGAACCACAGCGGCAGGGTGAGGATGAGGCCGAACTCCCCGAAGCTCACGATGAGCGCGGTGACGTTGCCGTTGGCGAAGGAGGGGATGCGGAAGAGCGACAGGTCGAGGATGACGCCCCTGCCGGCCCGGTCCCGGGCCCGCTCCCACAGGACGAAACCGACCAGCGCGACGACCGCGATCCCGAACGCGAACGGGACGGGCGACATCCCGCCGATGTCGAAGGAGGCACGCTCCTCGGCCCGCCACCACCCGTAGCTCCGCCCCTCGATGAGGCCGAAGACGAGCGCGCCGAAGCCGACGATGGACAGCAGCGCGCCGATCACGTCGGTCCCCGGCACCCCCCGGGTCTCCCGCGACTCGGCGACGAACAGGAGCAGGCCGGCGAGGATGAACAGGCCGATGGGGACGTTGATGCCGAAGGCCCACCGCCAGCTCGCGTACTCGATGAGCCAGCCGCCGGCGAGCGGGCCGAAGGCGGCCATGCCGCCGATCGTCGAGCCCCACACGGCGAAGGCGATGGCCCGCTCCCGGCCGTGGAAGTTCGCGTTGAGCAGGGCCAGGGTGGTCGGCAGGATCATCGAGCCGCCGAGGCCCTGGAAGGCGCGCCCGATGATGAGGTGCGCGCCGCTGGAGGCGACGACGCACAGCACGCTCGAGGCGATGAAGATCGCGACGCCGATGAACATGATGCGTCGCCGGCCGAAGCGGTCGGCGACGCGGCCCCAGGTGAGCAGCAGGGCGGCGAACAGCAGGGTGTAGATCTCCTGGACCCACTGGATCTCCGTGCTCGAGATGCCGAGGTCCGCGACGATCGAGGGGATCGCGACCGAGACGATCGTCGAGTCCATGATGATGAGCGCGACGCCGAAGCTGATCGCGAGCAGCCCCCACCATCGGAAGCGCACGAAACGGTCAGGCAGTGCCGGACCCTGCGTACCGGTGTTCGCCATCCGACTCCTCCGGGGTGTGCGCCCGCGGTCAATCTACGCCTGACCCGCACGGATCTCGTGTCGAGGGACGAGACGATCCGAGCCGGACATACCGGACGGTGAGACGGGCCGTCCCGACCGTTGTCCAGCCTCCTGCGACGTTCCTAGCGTCTGGTCCACGACGTCGTCAGGGCGTCACCGGCCGAGGGGGACGCGATGCTCACGACGACAATGCCCGTGACGGCGGGCCGGGCTGCGGCCCGTGTCGAGCTGCGGGGCGTGGGGCGGACCTTCGCCCCCCGCACCCCCGCCGGCCGGCCGCGGACCGTGCTCACCGGCGTCGACCTCATGGTCGAGCCCGGTGAGATCCTCGCGCTGCTCGGCGCCTCCGGCTGCGGGAAGTCGACCCTGCTGCGTCAGGTGTGCGGCCTGGACGTCCCGACGAGCGGGGAGCTGCACATCGACGGGAAGCCGGTGACCGGTGCCGACCCCCGCTGCGCCGTCGCCTTCCAGGAGCCGCGGCTGCTGCCGTGGCGCAGCCTGCGGCGCAACGTCGCCCTCGGCCTCCCGCCGGGTACGCCCCGCGCGACCGGGGCCGCCCGGGCGGAGGAGCTGCTCGCGCTCGTCGGCCTCGCCGACCGCGCAGAGGACCGCCCGCGGCAGGTGTCCGGCGGGATGGCCCAGCGGGCCTCGCTCGCCCGCGCGCTCGCCCGCGACCCCGGCGTGCTGCTGCTCGACGAGCCGTTCGGCGCGCTCGACGCCCTCACCCGGCTGCGGATGCAGGACCTGCTGCTCGACCTCCACGCCGCACAGCCCACGACCGTCCTCCTCGTCACCCACGACGTCGAGGAGGCCCTGTACCTCGCCGACCGCGTCGTCCTTCTCGGACCCGCCGTGCCCGGCGGCCCGAGCACCGTGCGCACCGTCGTCACCGTGCCGGGCGCCCGTCCCCGCGACCGGGGCAGCGCCCGGCTCACCCACCTGCGCGCCGAGCTGCTCGACGGCCTCGGCGTCCCCACCCACCACGCCTGAAGGGCCCGCCCATGACCATCCGTACCGTGACCACCGCGGTTCTCCTCGCCGCCGCCGGCGGCCTCGTGCTCAGCGGCTGCGTGGCCGGCGAGGGCTCCGCCGTCGCCCGTGACGACGACGCCGGCGACACCTGGAGCGCCGACACCCTCACCGTCGACTTCGCCACCTACAACCCGCTGAGCCTGGTCGTCCGCGAGCAGGGCTGGCTGGAGGAGACCCTGGGACCGGACGTCACGGTCGAGTGGGTCCAGTCCGCCGGCTCGAACAAGGCCAACGAGCTGCTCCGCTCGGGGGCGGCCGACGTCGCCTCGACCGCCGGCTCCGCCGCGCTCCTCGCGCGGGCCAACGGCTCGCCCATCCACACGATCGCGCTCTTCGACCAGCCGGAGTGGTCGGCCATCGTCGTGCCGAAGGGCTCGGACGTCACCTCCGTCACCGACCTCGCCGGCCGGTCGGTCGCCGCGACCCGCGGCACCGACCCGTACTTCTTCCTCCTGCAGAGCCTGGAGGAGCACGGCGTGGACCTCGCGGACGTCGAGGTGCAGAACCTCCAGCACGCCGACGGGCGGGTGGCGCTGGAGAACGGCGCCGTCGACGCGTGGGCGGGGCTGGACCCGATCATGGCGGACACCGAGCTCAACGCCGGCTCCCGGCTCGTCTACCGCAACGTCGACTTCAACACCTACGGCTTCCTCAACGCCCGCGCGGACTTCCTCGCGGAGTCCCCGGACCTCGCGCAGGTCGTCGTCGACGCCTACGAGCGGGCGCGCGGGTGGGTGGCGGACAACCCGGAGGAGACGGTCGCGATCCTCGCCGAGGTGGCCGGGATCGAGCCCGACGTCGCGGAGAAGGTCGTCCTCGAGCGGACCAACCTCGGGATCGACGCGGTGCCCGGGGAGGCGCAGCGGGCCGTCCTCGAGGTCGTCGGGCCGATCTTCGTCGAGACCGGCGACGTCCGCTCCCAGGAGCAGATCGACGAGGCACTCGACACCCTCCTCGTGGACACCTACGCCCGCCGGGCCGACCCGGCCGGCGCGGGCGGCGCGGGCTGATGGCCGCGACCGTCGAGGGCGCTGCCCGCCCCGTCGTCGTCCCGGTGGGCGAGGAGCGGGCGGTGCCGGCCCCCGGCCCCACGCGCGTTCACCGGTGGCACCGGCTGGCGGCCGTCGTCGTCCCGCTCGCGCTGCTCGGGCTGTGGCACCTCCTCACCGCCGTCACCGGCACCTTCGCGCCCTACCAGCTGCCCTCACCGGCGGCGGTGTGGGCCGCCGGCACCGAGCTCGCCGCCGACGGCACCCTGTGGACGCACGTGGCCATCTCCACCCAGCGCGTGCTGCTCGGCTTCGCGGTCGGCGCGGCGGCGGGCCTGGCGGTGGGAGCGCTCGTCGGCCTGTCGCGGTGGGCCGACACCCTGCTCGCCGGGACGGTCGGGGCGCTGCGCGCAGTCCCGTCCCTCGCCTGGGTGCCGCTGCTCATCCTGTGGATCGGCATCAACGAGGACTCCAAGGTCACGCTCATCGCCATCGGCGCCTTCTTCCCCGTCTACACGACGGTGGCGTCCGCGCTGCGGCACGTCGACCCGCACCTCGTCGAGGTCGGCCGGGCCTACGGGTACCGGGGGGTCGGGCTGCTCGCGCGCGTCCAGCTCCCGGCCGTCACCCCGGCCGTCGCCGCCGGGCTGCGCCTCGCCCTCGCGCAGAGCTGGCTGTTCCTCGTCGCGGCCGAGCTCATCGCCTCGTCGATGGGACTGGGCTTCCTCCTCACCGACTCCCAGAACAACGGCCGGGTCGACCGGATCCTCCTCGCCATCCTCGCCCTCGCCGTCCTCGGCAAGGCGACCGACGGGCTGCTCGGGGTGGCCGAGCGACGGCTCGCCAAACGCTGGTGACGTGTCGGCCGGCGCCACTAGCGTGACGGCATGGTGATGACCCTGGGCATGGTGACCTTCGACACGACCGACGCGAACCGTCTCGCCGACTGGTGGGCGGAGCAGACGGGCGGTGAGGTGGTCGAGCGCAACGATGGCTGGTTCGCCATGGTGGCCGTCCCGTCGCTGCCGGTGCGGCTGGCGTTCCAGAAGGTCGCCGACCCCACGCCGGGCAAGAACCGGGTGCACCTCGACCTCTCGTGCCAGGACCTGGACGCCGAGGTCGACCGCCTGCTCGACGCCGGCGCCACGCTCGTCGAGCGCCGCGGGGACGAGAGCTTCCGGTGGGTCACCCTCGCCGACCCGCACGGCAACGTCTTCTGCGTGGCCGAGGAGTCCGGGCACTCCTGAGCTGGGGACTCCCGCGCCCGGACGGGTGGGCGCGGGGGGACCTCAGGCGCCGCGAGCGTCACCGGGGCTCGTCGGGTGCCCGCACGACACCGAGGAGTGAGGTCATGGCGGCGGTGAGGGCGCCGTCGCCGCGGACCTCGGCCCGGTCCCGCGCGTCGGCCGGGCCGAGCCTGCGCGCCGCCAGCCGCCAGAAGGTGTCGGGGTCGAGGACGACCTCGGCGTCCGGGAGACCCTGAACCGGTCCGGGGGTCCACCGGCCCTCCTTCCGGACGGCGTCCCAGGTGCCGCCGGCGGGCCCGGTGATGCTGAGGCGGGCACGGGTGCCGACCGGTCGCTCGACCTGCCGCAGGCTGAACGGGAGGGCACGCGCGAAGGTGTCGACGACGGGCGCCAGGAGGTGTGGCCGGTCGCCGCCAGGGCGCCTGACGGCGTCGCGGACCTGCTGCTCGTGGACCCACAGCTCGGTGAGCTCCCGGGCCAGGTCGAGCCAGCGCGGGCAGGCGCCGGCGCTCGCCCAGGAGACGTCGGCGTCGGCGCGGGCGTGGAGGTCCTGACCGGCCCACAGCGTGTCGAGCTGGGGCCCGAGATGGACGAGGAGGTCGATGAGCAGGCGAGGGCTCACCTGCCGCGCGACGGCGACGAACGCCTCGTTGGCGGCGTCGAGCCGCTCGGGCAGCGAGCCTCCCGGCGGCAGCGCCACCCGGTGGCCGTCACGCGTGGCGGCCAGCCGGCGGACGTGGTCGTGGAGCACGTGCGCGACGACGTCCTGGACGCTCCAGCCCGGCAGCGCCGGCGCGGCCCACTCCTCGGCGGTGAGGCCCTCGAGCAGGTCGAGGAAGGACGCGCGCTGCTCCGGGAAGAGGGGCCGCACGTCGAGCGGCACGCCGAACGCGTCGCCCCAGTGACCGCTGCCCGAGCCCTCCACGTCGTCCCCCTCCCTCGGGGCATCATCGCTCGCGTGACGCGGCCGGTCGAGGGTTTACCGGTCCGGTCGGCCGGCGAGCCGGACGGCACCTCCCGAACCGAGGCGGCGTGTGAGCCAGGCCACAGCGATGTCAGTGGTCGCCGATAGCGTCAGAGCAACGACGCGGGAGGTGAGCGCAGTGGCAGGACCGGTCGAGCTGGAGGCCCAGGGTCTCGCCGCCGCGCCCCGCGGGCCGCGCCGTGCGACCCACCCCGGCCAGGGGAGCCGGCGGGTCCACCGGTCCCCTGGGGCGGCACCCCTCGTGACCGGACCGTCCACCCCGCCTGGCCCGGACGACCCGCTCGCGGCGCTCGCCGAGGTGGCTGCCACCCTGTCCACCCTCGCGGGGACCGAGTGGCACGGGCTGCCCGGCCAGGCCGTCCACGACGCGCTCGACCTCCTCGAGCAGTCCGCGCGGCGTCTGGAGGCGGCCCGCTCAGCCGTCCTCACCGCCGCGGAGGCGAACGGGCTGTGGGCCCTGCACGGCTCGCGGACGTTCGCCGCCTGGCTGCGTGCTCGCACGGGCTCGACGGCCGCGGCGGCCGCACGCCAGGTCCGCGAGGCGCGGGCGCTGCGTGACCACCTGCCGGTGACGCGGGCGGCGCTGGGTGCGGGACGACTCGGTGCCCAGCACACCACCGTTCTCGTGCGGGAGACCACCCGCACGGCCCGGCTCCGGTCCCACCTGGCCGACCCCGAGGTCGGGGAGCGGTTCCTCGTCGAGCAGGCGCAGGAGATGGACGCCGGGACGTTCACCTCGCTCGTCCAGGCCTGGGCGGTCGCGGCCGACCCGGAGGGCGCGGACCGCGCGTGGCGCGAGGCCGACGGCAAGGAGGAGCTCACCCTCTCCCCCACCACCGGCGGGTGGCAGGTGCGCGGCTGGCTCGACGACGTCTCCGGCCAGGTCGTCTCCACCGCGCTCGGCGCCCACGCCGGACGCAAGGGCGCCGAGGACGAGCGCACCCCCGCCCAGCGGCGCGCCGCTGCCCTCGTCTCGCTGGCCCACCAGTCGCTCGACGCCGGCGCGCAGCGGACGGCCGCCCGCATCCGCCCGCACCTCACCGTCACCGTGTCCCTCGAGCTGCTCCGGGCGCTGGCCGCGGCCACCGGGTCCGCAGTCCCCGCGCACGGTCCCGGTCTGTCGGCAGGCCCGCTCGGGCTGCCCGCCCAGCTCGCGCTGAGCGCGCCGGGCGGTCCGCAGGACCCCGCCCGTCCCCAGGCGCCCGGGTCGGTCGCGGCCGGTGGGCCGGTGGAGGTCGGTCCCGAGGCGAGCTCGTGGGTGGAGCGCTGGCGGACGGGGGACGACCACGTCATCTCCACCGCCCTGGACCCCGCCTCGCTGCGCGGGCTCGCTCCCGCCACCCTCGAGGACGGCACCCCCGTCGCACCGGCGCTGCTGGCCCGCCTGGCGTGCGAGTCACAGCTCTCGCGGGTGGTGTTCGGGCCGGACTCCACGGTGCTGGACGCGGGGCGCGACAAGCGCATCTTCCCCGCCAACCAGGTACGGGCGATCATCGCCCGCGACAGGCACTGCCAGTGGCCCGGCTGCGACGAGCCGCCCGGTTTCGGCGAGGTCCACCACTCGCTGTGGTGGGCGCTGCACCGGGGCCGCACCGACGTCGAGCACGGGGTGCTCCTGTGCTGGCACCACCACGACTGGGTCCACGCCCGCCAGGTCACCATCACCCGGTCCTCCGGCCGGTGGTGGTTCCACGACCGCAACGGCCGGCAAGTCACCGCTCCCGGACCTGGCCCCTGACCGGAGAGGGGACAGGTGCGCCCTCGAGGAGGCTGACGTCGTTGGGCACCAGCCGCATGACGTCGCGGATCGCGAGCATCGCCGGGACCGACCCGCCGGGCGAGCTGATCCAGAAGCTGATGTCCTCCCTGCCGTCCTCCGCGGAGAGCAGCAGGAGCTGGGAGCACAGACGGTTGCCTGCCTCCTGGTCGAGCTCGGTGCCGAGCACGATGATGCGCTGGGCCATGAGCCGGTGGGCGATCTCCTGGTCGAACGGGACCAGGCCCGTGGTCTGGGTCGTCATGACGGCATCCCACCCCGCCTGCCCGCGGCACTCACGCTGCCCCGAGCGGATCCGCCCCCGGCGGACACGCCGAGGGCGGGCGGCTACCGTGGTCCCACGGCGAGGCGCCCGCACCACCCCCGGGAGGCCGACATGCGGTATCTCATGCTCATCTGCCACGACGCCGAGGTCCACCCCGGCCAGGAGGAGCTCGCCGCCGATCCGGACCACCAGCGGTGGCTCGCCGACGTCACCGGGCGCGGCGCGTTCCTCGGCGGCGACCGGCTGCGCCCGGCGGAGACCGCGACGAGCGTCCGCGTGCGTGACGGACGCACGCTCGTCACCGACGGCCCGTTCGCCGAGACGAAGGAGTTCGTCGGCGGCTACGTCCTCCTCGAGTGCGCCGACCTCGACGAGGCGCTCGAGATCGCCGCCGCCCACCCGTTCGCCCGCCGCGGCACCGTCGAGGTCCGGCCGGTGTGGGAGCCATGACGTCCGACGGGCACGACGCCGTCTCGGACGCGGTCACCGAGGCGTTCCACGCCGAGTGGTCGCAGGTGGTCGCGACGCTCATCCTCCGCACGGGCGACTGGGACCTCGCGGAGGACGCCGCCCAGGAAGCGTTCACCATCGCCGTGGACCGGTGGCGACGTGAGGGTGTGCCGCGAAACCCCGGCGCATGGCTGACGACGACGGCGTACCACTGGGCGGTGGACCGGCTGCGGCGCGAGGCGGTCGGCGCCGCGAAGCACGCGGAGGTGGACCGGCTCGCCGGGCAGCGCGCGCCGACGGTCGAGTGCCCGGAGGACGACCGGCTGCGGCTGGTCTTCACCTGCTGCCACCCCGCGCTCGCCCTCGACGCACGGGTCGCTCTCACCCTGCGCGCCGTGGCAGGGCTGACGACGGCGGAGGTGGCCCGCGCCTTCCTCGTCCCCGAGGCGACGATGTCCCAGCGCCTCGTCCGCGCCAAGCGGAAGATCCGCCAGGCGGGCATCCCCTACCGTGTCCCTCCCCCCGAGCGCCTGGCGGAGCGGACCGCCGGGGTCCTCGCCGTCGTCTACCTCCTCTTCACCGAGGGGCACGCCGCGAGCTCGGGCACGAGCCTCCTCCGCAAGGACCTCACGGCCGAGGCCGTGCGCCTGGGTCGGCTCCTCCTCGGGTTGCTCCCGACCGACCCCGAGGTCCGCGGCCTGCTCGCACTCATGCTCCTCCACGAGTCGCGCCGGCCGGCGCGCACCGACGCCGCCGGCGCGCTGGTCCCGCTCGAGCGCCAGGACCGTACCCGCTGGGACCAGGACCTCGTCGTCGCAGGCACGGCGCTCCTCGAGGAGGCGCTGGCGGCCGGGCGGCCCGGGACGTACCAGGTGCAGGCGGCGATCGCGGCCTGCCACGCCTCGGCCCCCGACGCGGAGAGCACCGACTGGCCGCAGGTCGCCGCGCTGTACGGGATGCTCGCCGACCTGTCCCCCTCACCGGTCGTCGAGCTCAACCGCGCCGTCGCCGTCGCCATGGCGCAGGGACCTTCCGCCGGTCTGCGGATCGTCGACGAGCTCGGAACCTCCGGCGCGCTCGACGGCTACCACCTGCTTCCCGCGACGCGTGCCGACCTGCTGCGCCGGCTCGGGCGCGACCCGGAGGCGCGGGCCGCCTACCGCAAGGCGCTCGAGCTGGCCCGCACGGACGCCGAGCGCGGGTACCTCGCCTCCCGGCTCGCCGAGGTGGGCGGGCCGGGTCAGAACACGTAGCGAGTCTGTCCGAACGGGTTCTTGGCGAAGGCGAACGCCCGGTCCGGCGTCACCGTGAAGACCAGCGCCTCACCGCCGTCGGCATGCCGGAAGGCCCCGTCCCTCACGTCGAACTGCCACTGGCCGTCCCACTTCTCGCCCCACGCCCCGGCGAGTCGGCGCAACACCTGCTGCTCCGTCGTGCGGACCGCCCGCCCCTCGAGCACGACGTCCAGCCCGCGGTCCCACTCCGTCGAGCCGGTGAGGAGCGCGACGTGCGGGTCGTGCCTGAGGTTGAGGGTCTTCTGCTCGGCAGGGCCCGAGCAGAAGTGCACCGCGTCGTCGAGCGCGACGGCCACGAGCGGGGTGACGTGCGGCCGTCCGTCCCGCCGCACCGTCGTGAGCCAGCACAGCTGGGCCGTCGCGAGGGCGTCGACGGCCGTCGACCACGGTGTCGGCACGGCATCGGGGTCGCTGAAGCGTGGGTCGAGGGAGGTGTCCGGCGTGCGCATGGTGCTCCTCGAGGTGCAGGGCCGACACCGGGGCAGACCGGCGGGACGGCTCGAAGTCATCTGCCCGGCGATGTCGGTCCCGGCAGGTGCCGTTCGTCGGTCGGGTGAGAGCTCCGGACAGCGGAGCCCGTACCGGGAGGGGAACCACGATGCTGCTCACCGACAAGACGGCCGTCGTCTACGGCGGAGCGGGTGCGATCGGCTCCGCCGTAGCGCGCACCTTCGCCGCCGAGGGTGCCGTCGTGCACCTCGCCGGGCGCACCCTGGCCACCCTGGAGGAGGTCGCGGGCGAGATCCGCGCCGCCGGCGGGCAGGCGCACGCAGCCGTCGTCGACGCACTGGACGGCGGCTCGGTGGCACAGCACGCGGCCGCCGTCATCGCGGAGTCGGGAGGCATCGACGTCAGTCTCAACGCCGTCGGGGTCGACCACGTCCAGGGCGTGCCCCTCACCGAGCTGCGTCTCGCCGACTTCGAGCTGCCGGTCCGCACGTACACGCGCACGAACTTCCTCACCGCGACGACGGTGGCGCGTCACATGGGACGGCGCGGCAGCGGGGTCGTCCTCCTGCTGTCGACGACCGCCGCGCGCGTCGCGATGGCGACCGACGGCTTCGGCCCGGCGAACGCGGCGGTCGAGGCGCTCGCCGTCCAGCTCGCGGGGGAGGTCGGGCCGCGGGGCGTCCGTGTCGTCGCGCTGCGCCCCGACGGGATCCCGGAGACAGCACGTCACGGCTCCCACGTCGCCAGGGTGTGGGCACGGATGGCCGAACGCGCGGGGATGACCCTCGCCGAGCTGCTCGAGTCACCCGGCGCGCCGAACGGCCTGCTGCCCGGGCCGGTGCGCATCCAGGACGTCGCGGACGCCGCGGCGTTCCTCGCCTCCGACAGGGCCGGCGGCCTCACCGCGACGACCCTCAACCTCAGCGGCGGCGCGGTGCTCGGATGACTCGGGCCGACCGCCCGCGCAGCAGCTGGAGCCCTCGGGCGAGCCCGCCGGCCGCCAGCCCCCACAGCGCACCGACGGCGACCATCACCAGCAGCAGGAACGGCAGGGCGATGAGTCCGGCCGCCCCGGCGGAGGAGAGCGCCGCGACGGCCGCGACGAGGAACGTGTAGCAGCCGGCGAACACCCCGGTGAGGACGAGGGTGGCAACGGGGCGCTCCTCGCGGCCACGGCCGCCCACGACGTAGACCCACAGGGCGGTGACGACGACGGCGAGCACGAGACGTGCCGTGCCGTCGGTGCGGTCACCGGCGTCCCCGAGCGTGCGGGGCAGGGCGAGGGTGAGAGGGAGCAGCGCGAGGACGAGGGCGAGCCCGACGCGTCGGGCGGGCCATTGACGGAGGACGGTTCGGTCGGTGGATGCCATGCCGACAACGCTAGGAACGCCGGTCCGGCCGGGCGTCGGGCGGGAGGCGGCAGCGAGGTCGCCTGCGACGGACGACGCCGGTCTCCTCCCGGGGACGCCGGCCGTCCTCCCCGGTCAGCGGACGACGGCGTACCGGGCGCAGACGAAGGCGCCGTTGCGCGCCGTCTCGAGCAGCTCGAGGTCGAGGCGGCGCGGCAGCAGCGGCGCCCCGGAGCCGAGGGTCACCGGCGCGTACTGCACCCACACCTCGTCGACCAGCCCGCGGTCGGTGAACTGCCCGACGAGCTCCCCTCCCCCGACGATCCACACGTCGCGTCCCGCCGCGGCCGCGACCATCTGTGCGTGGACCTCGGCGACGTCGCCGCTGGTGAACCGCACGTCCCCGGGGGGCGGGGGGAAGTCGCGGTGGG
Above is a genomic segment from Georgenia wutianyii containing:
- a CDS encoding aliphatic sulfonate ABC transporter substrate-binding protein codes for the protein MTIRTVTTAVLLAAAGGLVLSGCVAGEGSAVARDDDAGDTWSADTLTVDFATYNPLSLVVREQGWLEETLGPDVTVEWVQSAGSNKANELLRSGAADVASTAGSAALLARANGSPIHTIALFDQPEWSAIVVPKGSDVTSVTDLAGRSVAATRGTDPYFFLLQSLEEHGVDLADVEVQNLQHADGRVALENGAVDAWAGLDPIMADTELNAGSRLVYRNVDFNTYGFLNARADFLAESPDLAQVVVDAYERARGWVADNPEETVAILAEVAGIEPDVAEKVVLERTNLGIDAVPGEAQRAVLEVVGPIFVETGDVRSQEQIDEALDTLLVDTYARRADPAGAGGAG
- a CDS encoding YciI family protein, whose amino-acid sequence is MRYLMLICHDAEVHPGQEELAADPDHQRWLADVTGRGAFLGGDRLRPAETATSVRVRDGRTLVTDGPFAETKEFVGGYVLLECADLDEALEIAAAHPFARRGTVEVRPVWEP
- a CDS encoding DHA2 family efflux MFS transporter permease subunit codes for the protein MANTGTQGPALPDRFVRFRWWGLLAISFGVALIIMDSTIVSVAIPSIVADLGISSTEIQWVQEIYTLLFAALLLTWGRVADRFGRRRIMFIGVAIFIASSVLCVVASSGAHLIIGRAFQGLGGSMILPTTLALLNANFHGRERAIAFAVWGSTIGGMAAFGPLAGGWLIEYASWRWAFGINVPIGLFILAGLLLFVAESRETRGVPGTDVIGALLSIVGFGALVFGLIEGRSYGWWRAEERASFDIGGMSPVPFAFGIAVVALVGFVLWERARDRAGRGVILDLSLFRIPSFANGNVTALIVSFGEFGLILTLPLWFQNVLGFRAFEAGLALVPLAVGSFVASGGVAALSRMLTPVVVVRIGLSLEVLAVLTLAVLIRPDSTPWLTSPVLFVYGIGVGLATAQLTSVVLADVPVERSGQGSATQSTARQTGSALGIAVLGTAFFTTFRTGTESRLADAVATDPSVGQLVDAVIASSGGTISALAADPRTADVAQAARDAMTDGASRAAYVGAAALLLGLLSSLRIRPGVGADQRTVEPDEPATAG
- a CDS encoding maleylpyruvate isomerase family mycothiol-dependent enzyme produces the protein MEGSGSGHWGDAFGVPLDVRPLFPEQRASFLDLLEGLTAEEWAAPALPGWSVQDVVAHVLHDHVRRLAATRDGHRVALPPGGSLPERLDAANEAFVAVARQVSPRLLIDLLVHLGPQLDTLWAGQDLHARADADVSWASAGACPRWLDLARELTELWVHEQQVRDAVRRPGGDRPHLLAPVVDTFARALPFSLRQVERPVGTRARLSITGPAGGTWDAVRKEGRWTPGPVQGLPDAEVVLDPDTFWRLAARRLGPADARDRAEVRGDGALTAAMTSLLGVVRAPDEPR
- a CDS encoding HNH endonuclease signature motif containing protein, translated to MTGPSTPPGPDDPLAALAEVAATLSTLAGTEWHGLPGQAVHDALDLLEQSARRLEAARSAVLTAAEANGLWALHGSRTFAAWLRARTGSTAAAAARQVREARALRDHLPVTRAALGAGRLGAQHTTVLVRETTRTARLRSHLADPEVGERFLVEQAQEMDAGTFTSLVQAWAVAADPEGADRAWREADGKEELTLSPTTGGWQVRGWLDDVSGQVVSTALGAHAGRKGAEDERTPAQRRAAALVSLAHQSLDAGAQRTAARIRPHLTVTVSLELLRALAAATGSAVPAHGPGLSAGPLGLPAQLALSAPGGPQDPARPQAPGSVAAGGPVEVGPEASSWVERWRTGDDHVISTALDPASLRGLAPATLEDGTPVAPALLARLACESQLSRVVFGPDSTVLDAGRDKRIFPANQVRAIIARDRHCQWPGCDEPPGFGEVHHSLWWALHRGRTDVEHGVLLCWHHHDWVHARQVTITRSSGRWWFHDRNGRQVTAPGPGP
- a CDS encoding ABC transporter ATP-binding protein encodes the protein MLTTTMPVTAGRAAARVELRGVGRTFAPRTPAGRPRTVLTGVDLMVEPGEILALLGASGCGKSTLLRQVCGLDVPTSGELHIDGKPVTGADPRCAVAFQEPRLLPWRSLRRNVALGLPPGTPRATGAARAEELLALVGLADRAEDRPRQVSGGMAQRASLARALARDPGVLLLDEPFGALDALTRLRMQDLLLDLHAAQPTTVLLVTHDVEEALYLADRVVLLGPAVPGGPSTVRTVVTVPGARPRDRGSARLTHLRAELLDGLGVPTHHA
- a CDS encoding ABC transporter permease; the protein is MAATVEGAARPVVVPVGEERAVPAPGPTRVHRWHRLAAVVVPLALLGLWHLLTAVTGTFAPYQLPSPAAVWAAGTELAADGTLWTHVAISTQRVLLGFAVGAAAGLAVGALVGLSRWADTLLAGTVGALRAVPSLAWVPLLILWIGINEDSKVTLIAIGAFFPVYTTVASALRHVDPHLVEVGRAYGYRGVGLLARVQLPAVTPAVAAGLRLALAQSWLFLVAAELIASSMGLGFLLTDSQNNGRVDRILLAILALAVLGKATDGLLGVAERRLAKRW
- a CDS encoding RNA polymerase sigma factor, encoding MTSDGHDAVSDAVTEAFHAEWSQVVATLILRTGDWDLAEDAAQEAFTIAVDRWRREGVPRNPGAWLTTTAYHWAVDRLRREAVGAAKHAEVDRLAGQRAPTVECPEDDRLRLVFTCCHPALALDARVALTLRAVAGLTTAEVARAFLVPEATMSQRLVRAKRKIRQAGIPYRVPPPERLAERTAGVLAVVYLLFTEGHAASSGTSLLRKDLTAEAVRLGRLLLGLLPTDPEVRGLLALMLLHESRRPARTDAAGALVPLERQDRTRWDQDLVVAGTALLEEALAAGRPGTYQVQAAIAACHASAPDAESTDWPQVAALYGMLADLSPSPVVELNRAVAVAMAQGPSAGLRIVDELGTSGALDGYHLLPATRADLLRRLGRDPEARAAYRKALELARTDAERGYLASRLAEVGGPGQNT
- a CDS encoding VOC family protein, with amino-acid sequence MVMTLGMVTFDTTDANRLADWWAEQTGGEVVERNDGWFAMVAVPSLPVRLAFQKVADPTPGKNRVHLDLSCQDLDAEVDRLLDAGATLVERRGDESFRWVTLADPHGNVFCVAEESGHS